The genomic region TTGATCTTCTAATAGCGATAACTGCATTCGAAACATCCTTGATTCCAGGGTTTTTTATTCCAGAGTTCTCCAGTTCATTGCGAATTGCTCCGTAATCCAGATTTAACTGATGATCTTTTTTAGTTAGCCTGAAACGCACAGAGGTAATAATATAAAGACCTTTCAATTCATTCTTGAAAACTGAATTACGATATCCGAAATTGCATTCTTTACGAGTGAACTCTCTCTCTTCGAGGGTTTGAATATTCATCGCATGACAACTTATAAAGCTGTCTTTAAGTTCAACTCCATAAGCACCAATGTTCTGGATGGGAGAGGTTCCTACGTTGCCAGGAATAAGCGATAGATTCTCTAATCCACCGTAACCTTTTTCTATTGTATGAAGTACTAGTTCATGCCAGTTTTCTCCGGCAGCAACCTCCAGAATTACTTCATTTTCATTTTCTGAAACTACTTCTATACCCTTCAGGGCAATATGAACTACCGTTTTATGAATATCCTGAGTAAGGAGCATGTTGCTGCCACCGCCAAGAATAAACAATTCAGAAGAATAACTTTTTTTAAGAAGACGTCTCAGATCTTCGATGCTTGAAACCGATATAAATTTATCTGCTCGAACATCGATCCCGAAACTGTTGTAATCCTTCAGTGAAAAGTTACGAATAACCTGCATTAAGCTTTGTTGTTATACTGCTTTAATGCTTTCTCAAGAATCACAAGTGCACGTTCAAGATTTTCTTTTTTCAATACATATGCGATTCTAACCTGGTTTAGTCCGGTATTTGGGGTAGAGTAGAATCCTGCTGCTGGTGCAACCATGATAGTTTCATTGTCATCTTCGAAATCTTCCAGTAACCATTTTGCAAAATCATCTGCATTAGCGATAGGCAGTTCAGCGATACAATAGAAAGCGCCTTTTGGGTTTGCCACCTTAACACCTTCAATTTTTTCTAACCCTTTAACAAGAAGATCTCTTCTAAAAGTATATTGCTCGATCACCTCGTCAAAATAGCTCTGTGGTGTGTCAAGGGCAGCTTCACTCGCAATCTGAGCGAAAGTGGGTGGGCTTAGTCTTGCCTGCGCAAATTTCATGGCGGTTGCAATCACTTCGGTGTTTTTAGATACCAGGCACCCAATTCGTGCTCCACACATACTATATCTTTTCGAAACTGAATCTACCATGATCGCATGGTTCGCCAGCTCAGGAATGCTCATAATAGAATGGTGTTTCACACCATCATAAGCGAATTCGCGATAAACCTCGTCTGAAACAATGAATAGGTCGTGTTTTAGTGCAAGATCGGCAAGTTGTTGAATTTCTTCTTTTGTATACAGGTATCCAGTTGGATTGCCAGGATTACAAATAAGTATAGCTTTAGTTTTCTCAGTGATGAGTTTCTCAAATTCTGAAATAGGAGGTAATGCAAAACCATCTTCGATCTTAGATTGAATTGGTTTAATTGTTACTCCGGAAGCAGTTGCAAAACCATTGTAGTTCGCGTAAAATGGTTCTGGAATGATCACTTCATCCCCCTGATCTGTGATGCTTCCCATTGTAAATAGAAGCGCTTCAGATCCTCCGGTGGTAATGATAATATCCTGCTTTTCAACCGGAAGAGAGGTGTTATTATAATAAGAAGCTAGCTTCTCACGATAACTTTCAAACCCTGCGGAGTGACTGTAAGACAGTACTTCAATGGCATGATTTTTTACAGCATTAAGGGCTATCTCAGGAGTCTTAATATCAGGCTGGCCAATATTTAACTGGTATATAACTTTACCCTTTGCAGCAGCTGCTTCAGCATAAGGGACTAATTTTCTTATAGGTGATTCAGGCATTTGCTGCCCTTTATTTGAAATCTTTGGCATGATAGTTCTTTTATAGGTTTGCAAAATTGCAAAAATAAAGCCTGAATCAAGAATAAACAATCCTGAATTATTCTGCCTAAGCAGTTAAATTTCAGCATAAAAAAAGCCTCCATTACGGAGGCTTACGTACTTAATTACAGAAGCTACGATTCGCTTTCTGTGTCATCTATTATCTGACCCTTAATTTTCAATGCTTTTATAGGTTCTTCAGCATTAGAATAAACTGTAACAGTTTTCCTGATATGTCCAACTCTTTTGGTGTCATACTTCACTTCTATTTCACCCATTTCACCAGGCATAACAGCTTTCTCTGGTTTTTTAGGAATCGTACAGCCACAGCTCGATTTCACATCCTCAACGATAAGTGGTTCATCTCCAACATTTTTAAATTTGAAGACACGCACTCCGTCGCTACCTTTTTTTATAATACCATAGTCGATCGTCTCAGACTCAAACTCGAACTTAGCCGAGTTTTGCGCGTGGGTAGTAGCAAATCCTGCTAGTACGAAAACTACGATTGCAATCAATTTTCTCATAATTCAGTTATTTAATCGGATTAGTAAATATAAGCTGAAATGCCTTAACTCTCAAAATTTTAATCATTTCAGCAGCTTTCATAATCCTTCATTAATAATTACTTTTGCCATTATTTCAAAAACCAGACCAAGAAATGGCAATTGCTTCACAATACAATGCGAAAAAAGTAGAGGATAAGTGGTATGACTACTGGATGAAGAATAACTACTTTCACTCTGAAGTAGACGAGCGCGAACCTTATACGATAGTGATCCCGCCACCCAATGTTACGGGAGTTCTTCATATGGGACACATGCTGAATAATACCATTCAGGACGTGCTGGTTCGTAGAGCAAGATTGAAGGGCTATAATGCCTGTTGGGTGCCGGGAACAGATCATGCGTCCATCGCTACAGAAGCTAAGGTTGTAGCTAAATTGAAGGAGGAAGGTATTGATAAGAATGACTTAAGCCGTGATGAATTTCTACAACATGCCTGGGACTGGACTCATAAGCATGGTGGGATCATTCTACAGCAATTAAAACATCTTGGTGCCTCCTGTGACTGGGAGCGTACAAAGTTTACGATGGACGATAACATGTCTGCTTCAGTCATTAAAGTTTTTGTAGATCTTTACGAAAAAGGTCTTATCTACCGTGGTTACCGTATGGTGAACTGGGATCCTCAGGCAAAAACAACACTTTCAGACGAGGAAGTGAATTATGAAGAGCGCAATGGTAAGCTTTTCTATCTAAAATATAAAGTAGAAGGTAGCGATGACTATCTTACTATTGCTACGACAAGACCGGAAACCATCCTTGGAGATACCGCAATTTGTATTAATCCGAATGATGAGCGTTTTGCACATCTTCGAGGTAAAAAAGCGATCGTGCCAATTTGCAATCGAAGCATTCCAATTATCGAGGATGAATATGTGGACATGGAGTTTGGAACCGGATGTTTAAAAGTTACTCCGGCGCATGATGAGAATGATAAGAACCTGGGAGAAAAGCATAATCTTGATGTTATTGATATCCTGAACGATGATGCGACCCTGAACAATTATGGTTTACATTATGAAGGTAAAGATCGTTTCGTTGTTCGTGCAGAGATAGTAGAGGAACTGGAACTTTCTGGTAATCTTTCAAAAGTGGAAGATCACGTGAATAAAGTGGGAACCAGTGAAAGAACAGGTGCCGTGATCGAACCGAAACTTAGCGATCAATGGTTTCTGAAAATGAAAGAGATGGCAGAGCCTGCTATCAAAGCTGTAGTAGGTGACGATATTAACCTGGTGCCAGAAAAGTTTTTGAACACTTATAAGCACTGGATGGAAAATGTTCGGGACTGGAATATCTCCCGTCAGTTGTGGTGGGGACAGCAAATTCCAGCTTATTTCTACGGAACTGGAAAGGAAGATTTTGTAGTAGCTGAAACTGCTGAACTGGCACTGGAAAAAGCCAGGAAAGTTACTCAGAATGAATCACTTCAAGCTGAAGATCTTACTCAGGATAAAGATGCATTGGATACATGGTTCTCATCATGGTTATGGCCAATGAGCGTTTTTAACGGAATTCTGGAGCCGGAAAACAAAGAAATACAATATTACTATCCTACCAATGACCTGGTAACGGCGCCTGAAATTTTATTTTTTTGGGTGGCACGTATGATTATGGCTGGTTATGAATACCGTGGAGAAAAGCCTTTTAAGAACGTATATCTTACAGGAATAGTTCGGGATAAGCAGCGTCGTAAGATGTCTAAATCTTTAGGTAATTCACCAGATCCACTTGGTTTGATCGAGCAATACGGAGCAGATGGTGTTCGTGTGGGAATGCTATTGAGTTCTCCTGCCGGGAATGACCTTATGTTCGATGAAGATCTATGCAAGCAGGGTAGTGCCTTTACAAATAAAATTTGGAATGCTTTCAGACTAGTGAAAGGCTGGGAGATTTCAGAAGAGATCGAGCAACCGGAAACTGCTAAGAAAGCGATCGAGTGGTATAAAGCGAAATTTCAGCTTAGTCTTAGAGAGATCGAAGACCATTATTCGAAATACAGGATAAGTGACGCGCTTATGTCTACCTATAAATTGATATGGGATGATTACTGTTCCTGGTTCCTGGAAATGGTGAAACCTGGTTACGGAGATCCAATTGATGCGGTTACTTACAATCAGGTTATCGAAATTCTGGAAGACAACTTAAAAATACTTCATCCTTTCATGCCATTCGTTTCTGAAGAAATCTGGCAAACTATTACTGAAAGATCTTCAGAAGAAGCACTGATTATTGCAAAATGGCCGGAACAAACTTCTTTTGATGAAACTATTATCAAGGAGTTCGCTCACGCTTCTGAAGTGATTGCCGGAGTAAGAAAGATTAGAAAGGACAAGAATATTGCCTTTAAGAATCAGATAGAATTGATGGCTATGAATAATGAAAATACCAGCAATAGTTTTGATTCTGTTATATCAAAAATGGGTAATATATCTAGCTATAATTATGTAATGGAAGCTACTGAAGGTGCATTGTCCTTTAGAGTGCGAAGCAACGAGTACTATATCCCTATCGTTGGAGCGATCAATGTAGAAGCTGAAAAGGCTAAGATCCAGGAGGAATTATCTTATACTGAAGGTTTTCTGAAATCTGTAGATAAGAAATTATCTAATAAGCGATTTGTAGACAACGCTCCAGAAAAAGTGGTAGCTATAGAAAAGACCAAGAAGGCAGACGCAGAAGCTAAAATCGAGGCTTTGAAAGCCAGTCTTAAAAATCTAAGCTAGATATATATCAAACTATGTACAAAAAAAGAGGATCATTTGATTCTCTTTTTTTGTTTAACGCTAGTTGATCTTACCTATGTATTCTTCAACCAGTTCTATATATTTTTCTTCTGCTTCCTGTTTGCTAAGTTTTCTCACCTGTACCAGAGCATTAATCTTAAAAGCGCTTCTTAGATCACCCTGATTGCCTGGCGGAATATAAAAGCCATTCCTTTCCGTAGCTCGCTTGTATAGTGCGTAGAAATGCAGCATGACATCTGGAGGAAATTGCTCCTCAGTCTTACTAGCCATTTCATAGGCTTTAAGAAATTTCATATTTTCTTCTGCCATCTTTTGGTTATGATATAACATCAGCAATTACGCTTACGCCGCCTTTTACTTTATCATTAATTCCAACCTTGACATTGGTCCCAATAGGTAAAAATACATCTACGCGGCTACCGAACTTAATAAAGCCACTATCACTTCCCTGAACTACTTCTGTTCCCTCCTCAGCATAATTCACAATACGTTTTGCAAGTGCTCCCGCGATTTGTCTGTATAGAACTTCTCCAACAACTTCATTTTCTACCACCACGGTAGTCCTTTCGTTTTCTTCACTGGATTTAGGATGCCAAGCGACAAGAAATTTACCAGGATGATATTTGCTGAATTTCACTTTTCCTCCAACCGGGTGACGGGTAACATGCAC from Christiangramia sp. OXR-203 harbors:
- the murB gene encoding UDP-N-acetylmuramate dehydrogenase codes for the protein MQVIRNFSLKDYNSFGIDVRADKFISVSSIEDLRRLLKKSYSSELFILGGGSNMLLTQDIHKTVVHIALKGIEVVSENENEVILEVAAGENWHELVLHTIEKGYGGLENLSLIPGNVGTSPIQNIGAYGVELKDSFISCHAMNIQTLEEREFTRKECNFGYRNSVFKNELKGLYIITSVRFRLTKKDHQLNLDYGAIRNELENSGIKNPGIKDVSNAVIAIRRSKLPDPKEIGNSGSFFKNPVITKDQFEELQRDHPEIPSYHVSEYEIKIPAGWLIDQSGLKGYRNGDAGVHKNQALVLVNYGEATGEEILMLAKMIQDKVSQKFGVPLEAEVNIIE
- a CDS encoding pyridoxal phosphate-dependent aminotransferase, whose translation is MPKISNKGQQMPESPIRKLVPYAEAAAAKGKVIYQLNIGQPDIKTPEIALNAVKNHAIEVLSYSHSAGFESYREKLASYYNNTSLPVEKQDIIITTGGSEALLFTMGSITDQGDEVIIPEPFYANYNGFATASGVTIKPIQSKIEDGFALPPISEFEKLITEKTKAILICNPGNPTGYLYTKEEIQQLADLALKHDLFIVSDEVYREFAYDGVKHHSIMSIPELANHAIMVDSVSKRYSMCGARIGCLVSKNTEVIATAMKFAQARLSPPTFAQIASEAALDTPQSYFDEVIEQYTFRRDLLVKGLEKIEGVKVANPKGAFYCIAELPIANADDFAKWLLEDFEDDNETIMVAPAAGFYSTPNTGLNQVRIAYVLKKENLERALVILEKALKQYNNKA
- a CDS encoding DUF1573 domain-containing protein, with protein sequence MRKLIAIVVFVLAGFATTHAQNSAKFEFESETIDYGIIKKGSDGVRVFKFKNVGDEPLIVEDVKSSCGCTIPKKPEKAVMPGEMGEIEVKYDTKRVGHIRKTVTVYSNAEEPIKALKIKGQIIDDTESES
- a CDS encoding valine--tRNA ligase, giving the protein MAIASQYNAKKVEDKWYDYWMKNNYFHSEVDEREPYTIVIPPPNVTGVLHMGHMLNNTIQDVLVRRARLKGYNACWVPGTDHASIATEAKVVAKLKEEGIDKNDLSRDEFLQHAWDWTHKHGGIILQQLKHLGASCDWERTKFTMDDNMSASVIKVFVDLYEKGLIYRGYRMVNWDPQAKTTLSDEEVNYEERNGKLFYLKYKVEGSDDYLTIATTRPETILGDTAICINPNDERFAHLRGKKAIVPICNRSIPIIEDEYVDMEFGTGCLKVTPAHDENDKNLGEKHNLDVIDILNDDATLNNYGLHYEGKDRFVVRAEIVEELELSGNLSKVEDHVNKVGTSERTGAVIEPKLSDQWFLKMKEMAEPAIKAVVGDDINLVPEKFLNTYKHWMENVRDWNISRQLWWGQQIPAYFYGTGKEDFVVAETAELALEKARKVTQNESLQAEDLTQDKDALDTWFSSWLWPMSVFNGILEPENKEIQYYYPTNDLVTAPEILFFWVARMIMAGYEYRGEKPFKNVYLTGIVRDKQRRKMSKSLGNSPDPLGLIEQYGADGVRVGMLLSSPAGNDLMFDEDLCKQGSAFTNKIWNAFRLVKGWEISEEIEQPETAKKAIEWYKAKFQLSLREIEDHYSKYRISDALMSTYKLIWDDYCSWFLEMVKPGYGDPIDAVTYNQVIEILEDNLKILHPFMPFVSEEIWQTITERSSEEALIIAKWPEQTSFDETIIKEFAHASEVIAGVRKIRKDKNIAFKNQIELMAMNNENTSNSFDSVISKMGNISSYNYVMEATEGALSFRVRSNEYYIPIVGAINVEAEKAKIQEELSYTEGFLKSVDKKLSNKRFVDNAPEKVVAIEKTKKADAEAKIEALKASLKNLS
- a CDS encoding acyl-CoA-binding protein gives rise to the protein MAEENMKFLKAYEMASKTEEQFPPDVMLHFYALYKRATERNGFYIPPGNQGDLRSAFKINALVQVRKLSKQEAEEKYIELVEEYIGKIN
- a CDS encoding phosphatidylserine decarboxylase family protein: MFHKEGYKIMILTALILIAINVVTYSLIDLYWLKFAILVASVLFFLLIVQFFRNPKRPTIHNNEHVVSPVDGKVVVIEEVFEKEYFKDKRLQVSIFMSPLNVHVTRHPVGGKVKFSKYHPGKFLVAWHPKSSEENERTTVVVENEVVGEVLYRQIAGALAKRIVNYAEEGTEVVQGSDSGFIKFGSRVDVFLPIGTNVKVGINDKVKGGVSVIADVIS